Proteins encoded by one window of Cylindrospermum stagnale PCC 7417:
- a CDS encoding glycosyltransferase, with amino-acid sequence MHQPEYRCRCHLWLPDLFNTTGGIQRYSTFCLKAFQALYPNFAYDISIKHDTEVPAKSPNLCFYPTGNWPLSLRTLAFASQIISLGFWQRPNLILSTHLNFSLTAYLLKQLIGIPYWVVAHGIEAWNIQNSTLQTALKHADLILAVSHYTRDRLLQEQNLDPDKVVVLPNTFEVDNFRIAPKPTILLKRYGLNPKQPTILTVARLSKREQYKGYDKILTALPQIRQAIPNVHYVLVGEGDDRSRVEQLISQFQLQDCVTLTGYVSNEELGDHYNLCDVFAMPSKGEGFGIVYLEALACGKPTLGGNKDGALDALCQGELGVLIDPDDTEAIAKTLIQIIQGTYPNPLLYQPEALRNKVIHQFGFETFQHTLGNYLENHLRFI; translated from the coding sequence ATGCACCAACCTGAATATAGATGCCGCTGCCACCTCTGGCTACCCGACTTATTTAACACTACTGGAGGAATTCAACGTTACTCCACCTTCTGTTTAAAGGCATTCCAAGCTCTCTACCCCAATTTTGCCTACGACATTTCGATTAAGCACGATACTGAGGTACCAGCAAAGTCACCTAATCTATGCTTTTATCCGACTGGCAACTGGCCCTTATCCCTACGCACATTAGCTTTCGCTAGCCAAATAATTAGTCTTGGTTTTTGGCAGCGTCCAAACCTGATCCTTTCCACCCATCTCAACTTTAGCCTGACTGCGTACCTATTGAAACAGCTAATCGGCATCCCCTACTGGGTTGTAGCTCACGGAATCGAAGCCTGGAATATTCAAAACTCGACTCTACAGACAGCTCTCAAGCACGCTGATTTAATTCTAGCCGTGAGTCACTATACTCGCGATCGCCTCCTCCAAGAACAAAACCTAGATCCTGACAAAGTTGTAGTTCTACCCAATACTTTCGAGGTGGATAATTTTAGGATTGCACCTAAACCGACTATCCTCCTAAAACGATATGGATTGAACCCTAAACAGCCTACTATCCTCACTGTTGCTAGGCTTTCCAAAAGAGAGCAGTACAAAGGCTACGACAAAATTCTGACTGCCTTACCCCAAATTCGTCAAGCTATCCCCAATGTTCATTATGTTTTGGTAGGTGAGGGAGATGACCGCTCCAGAGTTGAACAGTTAATTTCCCAATTTCAACTCCAAGATTGTGTAACTTTAACTGGCTACGTTTCTAACGAAGAACTAGGTGACCATTATAATCTCTGTGACGTATTTGCGATGCCTAGCAAAGGTGAAGGGTTTGGTATTGTTTATCTAGAAGCACTTGCCTGTGGTAAGCCTACCCTTGGAGGTAATAAAGATGGGGCGTTGGATGCCCTCTGTCAGGGAGAATTAGGAGTACTTATTGATCCAGATGATACAGAAGCGATCGCCAAGACTCTAATTCAAATAATACAGGGTACTTATCCTAATCCCCTACTCTATCAACCAGAGGCATTGAGAAACAAGGTAATTCACCAATTTGGTTTTGAAACGTTTCAACACACACTTGGCAATTACCTAGAAAATCACCTTCGGTTTATCTAA
- a CDS encoding phytanoyl-CoA dioxygenase family protein, with protein MFDLSFINYNTNQIVNELKTKGYFVFEQALTTQHVEELLQEIDFNQILLNTNDVGVVTAQNIKFLTHCLAKSKKTYDIITSRKILDICREYFNDTYRITNHRVYQTSKSSHMPWHTDNNLQVGKQLVKKHNMPGLLFLFYLSDVSSNAFQYIKDSHTWSHKYNNEIYLSDSFIDANYSQDILTLPMPKGSLILCDIHGIHRAEPFEDKSYKRTTLLFQVDQIGSENLGHGEKNIVNTEYLDNLTPEVMDYLGFGFKRDYPAFPSTSGATMKPQDILKLQKQLFPQTLEALSKSLVKSVLPTELIINFKRILWNLKLNLQKKLTDSF; from the coding sequence ATGTTCGATTTATCTTTTATAAATTACAATACCAATCAAATAGTTAATGAGCTAAAAACAAAGGGATACTTCGTTTTTGAGCAGGCATTGACTACACAGCATGTCGAGGAACTACTTCAAGAAATAGATTTCAATCAGATTCTGCTTAATACCAATGATGTAGGTGTAGTTACGGCTCAAAACATTAAATTCTTAACTCATTGCCTAGCTAAATCTAAAAAAACCTACGATATCATTACATCTAGAAAAATTTTAGATATTTGCCGAGAATATTTTAATGATACTTACAGGATAACTAATCATAGAGTTTATCAAACCTCTAAAAGCTCACATATGCCCTGGCATACAGATAATAATCTACAGGTTGGTAAGCAATTAGTCAAAAAACATAATATGCCTGGCCTATTATTTTTGTTCTATTTATCTGATGTTAGCAGTAATGCCTTTCAATACATTAAGGATTCTCATACTTGGTCTCATAAATATAATAACGAGATTTACCTAAGCGATAGCTTTATTGACGCTAATTATAGCCAAGATATTCTGACATTACCCATGCCTAAAGGAAGTCTGATCTTGTGCGATATTCACGGAATACATAGAGCAGAACCTTTTGAGGATAAAAGTTATAAGCGAACTACCTTGCTATTTCAAGTAGACCAAATTGGTAGTGAAAATTTAGGTCACGGTGAGAAAAATATCGTGAATACTGAGTACCTTGATAATCTTACTCCAGAGGTGATGGATTACCTGGGATTTGGTTTTAAGAGAGATTATCCAGCTTTCCCTAGCACTTCAGGTGCCACTATGAAACCTCAAGATATTTTAAAGTTACAAAAGCAATTATTTCCTCAAACATTAGAAGCCCTTAGTAAAAGTCTCGTTAAATCCGTATTACCTACTGAATTAATAATTAATTTCAAGCGGATTTTATGGAATTTAAAATTGAACCTACAAAAAAAACTAACTGATAGTTTTTAA